In one Balaenoptera ricei isolate mBalRic1 chromosome 20, mBalRic1.hap2, whole genome shotgun sequence genomic region, the following are encoded:
- the PIMREG gene encoding protein PIMREG yields MASRWPAVGTSMRRRSLQSQEQLEESEALQPAVGHADSSSGALDSLCRQFQRRLPLRAVSLNLRAGPSWKRLETPEPGQPGLQAAARSAKSALGAVSQRIQESCQSGTKWLVETQVKARRRKRGAQKGSGPPARSLSQRSARLSVAAPARPALDPREREQHRLSTPMGPHAHPRRRSRREAAFRSPYSSAEPLCSPSESDSDLEPVGAGIQHLQKLSQELDEAIIAEESGDMTASLIHD; encoded by the exons ATGGCTTCTCGGTGGCCGGCCGTGGGGACCTCCATGCGTCGGAGGTCCCTACAGAGCCAGGAGCAGCTGGAGGAGAGCGAGGCCCTACAGCCTGCAGTTGGCCACGCAGACAGCTCCAGCGGGGCCCTGGACTCCCTGTGCAGACAGTTCCAAAGGAGGCTGCCCCTGAGAGCAGTCAGCCTGAACCTCAGGGCGGGCCCCTCCTGGAAACGCCTAGAAACCCCAGAGCCAGGACAGCCCGGCCTCCAGGCTGCAGCTCGCTCAGCTAAGAGCGCCCTGGGTGCCGTGTCCCAG AGAATCCAGGAGTCCTGCCAAAGTGGCACCAAGTGGCTGGTGGAAACCCAGGTGAAagccaggaggaggaagagaggggcaCAGAAGGGCAGCGGCCCCCCCGCTCGCAGCCTGAGCCAGAGGAGCGCCCGGCTATCAGTGGCTGCCCCTGCCCGCCCAGCCCTGGACCCCCGCGAGAGGGAGCAGCACCGCCTCTCCACCCCGATGGGCCCGCATGCCCACCCTCGGCGGCGGTCCAGGAGGGAGGCTGCCTTCCGGAGCCCCTACTCCTCAGCAGAGCCCCTCTGCTCCCCCAG CGAGTCTGACAGTGACCTAGAGCCCGTGGGGGCAGGAATCCAGCATCTCCAGAAGCTGTCCCAAGAGCTGGATGAGGCCATCATAGCCGAGGAGAG TGGCGACATGACTGCTTCTCTCATTCATGACTGA
- the AIPL1 gene encoding aryl-hydrocarbon-interacting protein-like 1, whose product MDAALLLNVEGIKKTILHGGTGELPNFITGARVTFHFRTLKCDEERTVIDDSKQVGHPMHIIIGNMFKLEVWEILLTSMRVSEVAEFWCDTIHTGVYPILSRSLRQMAEGKDPTEWHVHTCGLANMFAYHTLGYEDLDELQKEPQPLIFVIELLQVEAPSQYQRETWNLSKDEKMQAVPILHGEGNRLFKLGRYEEASTKYQEAIVCLRNLQTKEKPWEVQWLKLEKMINTLILNYCQCLLKKGEYYEVLEHTSDILRHHPGIAKAYYVRARAHAEVWNEAEAKADLEKVLELEPSMRKVVRRELRLLENRLEEKREEERLRCRNMLG is encoded by the exons ATGGACGCCGCTCTGCTCCTCAACGTGGAAGGGATCAAGAAAACCATTCTGCATGGGGGCACGGGGGAGCTCCCAAACTTCATCACCGGAGCCCGA GTGACCTTTCATTTCCGAACCCTGAAATGTGATGAGGAGCGGACGGTGATAGATGACAGCAAGCAGGTGGGCCATCCCATGCACATCATCATCGGGAACATGTTCAAGCTGGAGGTCTGGGAGATCCTGCTGACGTCCATGCGGGTCAGCGAGGTGGCCGAGTTCTGGTGTGACACCATC CACACAGGGGTCTACCCCATCTTGTCCCGGAGCCTGCGGCAGATGGCGGAGGGCAAGGACCCCACTGAGTGGCACGTGCACACCTGTGGGTTGGCCAACATGTTCGCCTACCACACACTGGGCTACGAGGACCTGGATGAACTGCAGAAGGAGCCGCAGCCACTGATCTTCGTAATAGAGCTGCTGCAG GTGGAGGCCCCCAGCCAGTACCAGAGGGAGACCTGGAACCTGAGTAAAGATGAGAAGATGCAGGCGGTGCCCATCCTCCATGGAGAAGGAAACCGGCTCTTCAAGCTGGGCCGCTACGAGGAGGCTTCTACCAAGTACCAGGAAGCCATCGTCTGCCTGAGGAACCTGCAGACCAAG GAGAAACCCTGGGAGGTGCAGTGGCTGAAGCTGGAGAAGATGATCAACACCCTGATCCTGAACTACTGCCAATGTCTGCTGAAGAAGGGGGAGTACTACGAGGTGCTGGAGCACACCAGTGACATCCTCCGGCACCACCCAG GCATCGCGAAGGCCTACTACGTGCGGGCCCGGGCTCACGCCGAGGTGTGGAATGAGGCAGAGGCCAAGGCGGACCTGGAGAAAGTGCTGGAGCTGGAGCCGTCCATGCGGAAGGTGGTGCGCAGGGAGCTGAGGCTGCTGGAGAACCGCCTGGAGGAGAAACGCGAGGAAGAGCGCCTGCGCTGCCGGAACATGCTGGGCTAG